The Castellaniella sp. genome includes a window with the following:
- a CDS encoding F0F1 ATP synthase subunit epsilon, translating to MATLHIEVVSAEASIYSGEATFVALPGESGDLGILPGHTPLISRIRPGTLKIKSSDGTEENIFVAGGILEVQPNSVTVLSDTAIRAADLDEARAIKARERAEEALRNTKDKADLAVVEAELAMLAAQAAAARKFSHKRSSH from the coding sequence ATGGCGACTCTTCACATCGAAGTGGTCAGTGCGGAGGCCTCGATCTACTCGGGCGAGGCAACGTTTGTTGCCCTGCCCGGTGAATCTGGCGACCTCGGCATTCTGCCGGGGCACACTCCCCTGATCTCCCGTATCCGTCCGGGTACGCTCAAGATCAAGAGCAGCGACGGCACCGAAGAAAACATCTTCGTGGCCGGCGGCATCCTCGAAGTTCAGCCCAATTCAGTTACGGTGTTGTCCGATACGGCCATCCGTGCGGCTGACCTCGACGAGGCTCGTGCGATCAAGGCCCGCGAACGCGCCGAGGAAGCCCTGCGCAACACCAAGGACAAGGCCGATCTGGCCGTGGTCGAGGCGGAACTCGCGATGTTGGCTGCTCAGGCGGCCGCAGCGCGGAAATTCAGCCACAAGCGTTCCTCGCACTGA
- the trpC gene encoding indole-3-glycerol phosphate synthase TrpC yields the protein MNDILKQILDTKHIEVVTARQMRSEAELLREARSRQDIRGFVRAIEDKIAQGKPAVIAEIKKASPSKGVIRTDFNPAEIAGSYACQGAACLSVLTDVQYFQGGYDHLRQARAACSLPVLRKDFMIDPYQVIHARALGADCVLLIAAALSANQLLELEAVAIELGMDVLVEIHDRSELDAALAMQTPLLGINNRNLRTFETRLDTTLSMLADVPANKRVVTESGILLPEDVEQMRAHGVQAFLVGEAFMRASDPGAALNDLFFKPNA from the coding sequence ATGAACGATATCCTCAAGCAGATCCTGGACACCAAACACATTGAAGTCGTCACCGCGCGGCAGATGCGCAGTGAAGCCGAGCTGCTGCGCGAAGCGCGCAGCCGTCAGGATATTCGTGGTTTTGTCCGCGCCATCGAGGACAAGATCGCCCAAGGCAAGCCCGCTGTGATCGCCGAGATCAAAAAAGCATCTCCCTCCAAAGGCGTGATTCGGACCGACTTCAACCCGGCCGAGATCGCCGGCAGCTATGCCTGCCAGGGAGCAGCCTGCCTGTCGGTGCTGACCGATGTGCAATATTTCCAGGGAGGCTACGACCACCTGCGCCAGGCGCGGGCCGCCTGCAGCCTGCCGGTGCTGCGCAAGGATTTCATGATTGATCCCTATCAGGTGATTCATGCGCGGGCGCTGGGGGCGGATTGCGTGCTGCTGATCGCCGCCGCACTGTCTGCCAATCAATTATTGGAACTCGAAGCCGTGGCCATCGAGCTTGGCATGGACGTGCTGGTCGAGATCCACGACCGCAGCGAACTTGACGCCGCCCTGGCCATGCAAACGCCGCTGCTGGGGATCAACAACCGCAATCTACGCACCTTTGAAACACGCCTGGATACCACGCTAAGCATGCTGGCCGATGTCCCGGCGAACAAGCGCGTGGTCACCGAAAGCGGCATCTTGCTGCCCGAAGACGTAGAGCAGATGCGCGCCCACGGCGTGCAGGCATTCCTGGTGGGCGAGGCCTTCATGCGGGCCAGCGACCCGGGGGCCGCGCTGAATGACCTGTTCTTCAAGCCCAATGCATAA
- a CDS encoding F0F1 ATP synthase subunit delta, protein MAELSTIARPYAEALFEAVRNDAQGLDSWSGILSLLAQVSSLPDVQEAIGDPRLNDAQRIQLLIGLVPQALPPQAANLIALVIENGRIQALPQVAEQFELLRNRLEGTALAEITSAFPLDDAQVAGLLQGLERKFGLKLKSQVTVDPSLIGGVRVSVGDHVLDTSVQARLASLRDTLAA, encoded by the coding sequence ATGGCTGAACTATCTACTATCGCTCGCCCATACGCCGAGGCTCTTTTCGAGGCCGTGCGCAATGACGCGCAGGGCCTCGATTCCTGGTCCGGCATTTTGTCCTTGTTGGCACAGGTGTCCAGCCTGCCCGACGTGCAGGAAGCCATCGGTGATCCGCGTCTCAATGACGCGCAGCGCATCCAGTTGCTGATCGGGCTGGTGCCTCAGGCCCTGCCGCCTCAGGCAGCCAACCTGATTGCGCTGGTTATCGAAAACGGCCGCATCCAGGCCTTGCCGCAGGTGGCCGAACAATTCGAACTCCTGCGCAATCGGCTCGAGGGCACGGCCCTGGCCGAGATCACCAGTGCCTTTCCGCTGGACGATGCCCAGGTTGCCGGTTTGCTGCAGGGGCTCGAGCGCAAGTTCGGTCTCAAGCTCAAATCTCAGGTGACTGTCGATCCCTCATTGATCGGCGGGGTGCGCGTCTCGGTTGGCGATCACGTGCTCGACACTTCCGTGCAGGCCCGTCTGGCCAGTCTGCGCGATACGCTGGCCGCATGA
- the atpD gene encoding F0F1 ATP synthase subunit beta, with protein MSNGTIVQCIGAVVDIQFPRDSIPNIYDALTLTDESSAFAEKGLTFEVQQQLGDGVVRTIAMGSSDGLRRGMAVAGTGAPISVPVGLGTLGRIMDVLGRPIDERGEIQATEKRSIHQPAPKFDELSPSVELLETGIKVIDLVCPFAKGGKVGLFGGAGVGKTVNMLELINNIAKAHSGLSVFAGVGERTREGNDFYHEMSDAGVIKLDNLAESKVAMVFGQMNEPPGNRLRVALSGLTMAESFRDEGRDVLFFVDNIYRYTLAGTEVSALLGRMPSAVGYQPTLAEEMGKLQERITSTKTGSITSIQAVYVPADDLTDPSPATTFLHLDSTVVLSRDIAALGIYPAVDPLDSTSRQLDPQVVGEEHYQIARGVQQTLQRYKELRDIIAILGMDELSPEDKQAVARARKIQRFLSQPFHVAEVFTGSPGKYVPLAETLRGFKMIVEGECDALPEQAFYMVGGIDEAFEKAKTLQ; from the coding sequence ATGAGCAACGGTACCATCGTTCAGTGCATTGGCGCAGTGGTGGACATTCAGTTTCCCCGCGACAGCATCCCCAACATCTACGACGCGCTCACCTTGACCGACGAGTCCTCCGCATTCGCGGAAAAGGGCCTGACGTTCGAAGTCCAGCAGCAGCTGGGCGACGGCGTGGTGCGCACCATTGCCATGGGCTCCTCCGACGGCCTGCGCCGCGGCATGGCCGTGGCAGGCACCGGCGCCCCCATTTCAGTGCCAGTCGGCCTGGGCACCCTGGGCCGCATCATGGACGTCCTGGGTCGCCCCATCGACGAGCGTGGTGAGATCCAGGCCACCGAAAAGCGTTCGATCCACCAGCCTGCCCCTAAATTCGACGAGCTGTCTCCTTCCGTGGAACTGCTTGAAACCGGCATCAAGGTGATCGATCTGGTCTGCCCGTTTGCCAAGGGCGGCAAGGTCGGCCTGTTCGGCGGTGCCGGCGTGGGCAAGACCGTGAACATGCTGGAACTCATCAACAACATCGCCAAGGCCCACAGCGGTCTGTCGGTGTTTGCCGGCGTGGGTGAGCGCACCCGCGAAGGTAACGACTTCTATCACGAAATGTCCGATGCAGGCGTCATCAAGCTCGACAACCTGGCCGAATCCAAGGTCGCCATGGTGTTTGGCCAGATGAACGAGCCTCCCGGCAACCGTCTGCGCGTGGCCCTGTCGGGCCTGACCATGGCCGAGTCCTTCCGTGACGAAGGCCGTGACGTGCTGTTCTTCGTGGACAATATCTACCGCTACACCCTGGCTGGTACCGAAGTCTCCGCCCTGCTGGGCCGGATGCCTTCCGCCGTGGGCTATCAGCCTACCCTGGCCGAAGAAATGGGTAAGCTCCAGGAACGCATTACGTCCACCAAGACCGGCTCCATCACGTCCATCCAGGCCGTGTACGTGCCTGCCGATGACTTGACCGACCCGTCGCCTGCCACGACCTTCCTGCACCTGGACTCCACCGTGGTGCTGTCGCGTGACATCGCCGCCCTGGGGATCTACCCGGCTGTCGACCCGCTGGATTCCACCAGCCGTCAGCTGGATCCGCAAGTGGTCGGTGAAGAACACTACCAGATCGCCCGTGGCGTGCAGCAAACCCTGCAGCGTTACAAAGAACTGCGCGACATCATCGCCATTCTGGGGATGGACGAACTCTCGCCGGAAGACAAGCAGGCCGTGGCCCGTGCGCGTAAGATTCAGCGCTTCCTGTCGCAGCCTTTCCATGTGGCCGAAGTCTTTACCGGCTCGCCCGGTAAGTACGTCCCGCTGGCTGAAACCCTGCGCGGCTTCAAGATGATCGTCGAAGGCGAATGCGATGCATTGCCCGAACAGGCCTTCTACATGGTGGGCGGCATTGATGAGGCCTTCGAGAAGGCCAAAACCCTCCAATAA
- the atpA gene encoding F0F1 ATP synthase subunit alpha has translation MQLNPSEISELLKSRIEGLGASTDVRTQGTVVSVTDGITRIHGLSDVMQGEMLEFPNNRFGLALNLERDSVGAVVLGDYVGVSEGDSVKTTGKILAVPVGPELKGRVVDALGAPIDGKGPINAKETDVIEKVAPGVIARQSVSQPLQTGQKAIDSMVPIGRGQRELIIGDRQTGKTAVAVDTIINQKGKGVTCVYVAIGQKASTINNVVRKLEEHGAMEYTIVVAAAASDSAAMQYLAAYSGCTMGEYFRDRGEDALIVYDDLTKQAWAYRQVSLLLRRPPGREAYPGDVFYLHSRLLERAARVNEHYVEQFTKGAVKGKTGSLTALPIIETQAGDVSAFVPTNVISITDGQIFLETDLFNAGIRPAINAGISVSRVGGAAQTKIVKKLSGGIRTDLAQYRELAAFAQFASDLDDATRRQLERGKRVVELLKQPQYQPQQVWELAVALYSVNNGHLDDFDVSRVLSFEKALKDYLKTKHEALIQRIEDVKELSKEDDAELAAAIAEFKKHGTF, from the coding sequence ATGCAACTTAACCCGTCCGAGATCAGCGAACTGCTGAAGAGCCGCATCGAAGGCCTGGGCGCGTCCACCGATGTCCGTACGCAGGGTACGGTGGTATCCGTCACTGACGGCATTACCCGCATCCACGGCTTGTCCGACGTGATGCAGGGCGAAATGCTCGAATTCCCCAATAACCGTTTTGGTCTGGCCCTTAACCTCGAGCGCGACTCCGTCGGCGCTGTGGTGCTGGGTGACTACGTGGGCGTGTCCGAAGGCGATTCGGTCAAGACCACCGGCAAGATTCTGGCAGTGCCAGTCGGCCCCGAACTCAAAGGTCGTGTGGTCGATGCACTGGGTGCCCCGATCGATGGCAAGGGCCCGATCAACGCCAAAGAAACCGACGTCATTGAAAAGGTCGCGCCGGGCGTGATTGCGCGTCAGTCCGTGTCCCAGCCCCTGCAAACGGGTCAAAAGGCCATCGACTCCATGGTGCCTATCGGTCGTGGTCAGCGCGAACTGATCATTGGCGACCGTCAGACCGGCAAGACCGCCGTCGCTGTCGACACCATCATCAACCAAAAAGGCAAGGGCGTTACCTGCGTGTACGTCGCCATTGGGCAAAAAGCCTCCACCATCAATAACGTGGTGCGCAAGCTCGAAGAACATGGCGCAATGGAATACACCATTGTCGTGGCTGCTGCCGCCTCTGATTCCGCCGCCATGCAGTACCTGGCTGCCTACTCAGGCTGCACCATGGGCGAATATTTCCGCGACCGCGGCGAAGACGCCCTGATCGTCTATGACGACTTGACCAAACAGGCCTGGGCCTACCGTCAGGTTTCGCTGCTGCTGCGCCGCCCACCTGGGCGCGAAGCCTATCCCGGCGACGTGTTCTACCTGCACTCCCGTTTGCTCGAACGCGCAGCCCGCGTCAACGAGCACTACGTAGAGCAATTCACCAAGGGCGCCGTCAAGGGCAAGACCGGGTCGCTGACCGCATTGCCGATCATCGAAACCCAGGCGGGCGACGTCTCGGCTTTCGTGCCGACCAACGTCATCTCCATTACTGACGGCCAGATCTTCCTGGAAACCGACTTGTTCAACGCCGGTATCCGTCCCGCCATCAACGCCGGTATTTCGGTGTCGCGCGTGGGGGGGGCAGCCCAGACCAAGATCGTGAAAAAACTGTCTGGCGGTATCCGTACCGACTTGGCCCAGTATCGCGAACTCGCCGCTTTTGCCCAGTTCGCCTCCGACCTCGACGACGCCACGCGGCGCCAGCTCGAACGCGGCAAGCGCGTGGTCGAATTGCTGAAGCAGCCTCAGTACCAGCCTCAACAGGTCTGGGAACTCGCTGTTGCGCTGTACTCGGTCAATAACGGCCACTTGGATGACTTCGATGTCAGCCGGGTTCTGTCGTTCGAAAAGGCCCTGAAGGACTACCTCAAGACCAAGCACGAAGCCCTGATCCAGCGCATCGAAGACGTCAAGGAACTCTCCAAGGAAGACGACGCCGAGTTGGCTGCCGCCATCGCCGAGTTCAAAAAGCACGGCACGTTTTAA
- the lldR gene encoding transcriptional regulator LldR, whose product MRLSDRLAEQLLALIADQGLQSGDRLPSERQLALDLGASRPSVREAIQQLASRGLLRSRQGGGTYLQDAPEADVAAFCPPLLESLGDLISDDPGYRYDVLEARHALEGGTAWHAALRATDEDRARMCARFNDLQRFQGRDDADLLARADAGFHLAIAEASHNIVLLQMMRGLFQLLHANVTEGRQRMYTVQHTQEQLVDQHEAVLQAILRGDAPAARASVWLHLEFVHTTVRTLDEDEARRARSSRLSPFV is encoded by the coding sequence ATGCGTTTGTCGGACCGTCTCGCTGAACAACTGTTGGCTCTGATCGCAGATCAGGGCCTGCAGTCCGGCGACCGTCTGCCGTCCGAGCGCCAATTGGCCCTGGATCTGGGGGCCTCGCGGCCTTCGGTGCGTGAAGCCATCCAGCAATTGGCCAGCCGGGGCCTGCTGCGTAGCCGCCAGGGCGGAGGCACTTATCTGCAGGACGCGCCTGAAGCAGATGTGGCGGCATTCTGCCCGCCGTTGCTGGAATCCCTGGGTGACTTGATCTCGGATGACCCCGGATATCGCTACGATGTGCTGGAAGCGCGCCACGCCCTGGAGGGCGGAACGGCTTGGCATGCGGCACTGCGCGCTACCGATGAGGACCGTGCCCGCATGTGCGCCCGGTTCAATGATCTGCAGCGCTTTCAGGGGCGCGATGATGCGGATTTGCTGGCGCGCGCCGATGCCGGCTTTCATCTGGCCATTGCCGAGGCCTCGCATAATATCGTGCTGCTGCAGATGATGCGCGGCCTGTTTCAACTGCTGCATGCCAACGTGACGGAAGGCCGCCAGCGCATGTATACCGTGCAGCATACCCAGGAACAACTGGTTGACCAGCACGAGGCCGTCTTGCAGGCGATTCTGCGCGGCGATGCCCCCGCAGCCCGGGCATCTGTCTGGCTGCACCTGGAATTTGTGCACACCACCGTGCGCACCCTGGACGAGGACGAGGCCCGCCGTGCGCGCTCGTCGCGCCTATCTCCCTTTGTCTGA
- the trpD gene encoding anthranilate phosphoribosyltransferase, with translation MPLITPNEALVRCIEHREIFHDEMLELMRMLMRGEVSPQLASALLMGLRVKKETVGEITAAAQVMREFALKVSTPYPDELLDMCGTGGDKSHTFNISTAAMFVAAAGGAKVAKHGNRSASSSSGSADVLEALGVCITASPEQVAESIDATGIGFMFAPAHHGAMKNVAAVRRELGVRTIFNILGPLTNPAGAENQLMGVFHPDLVGIQVRVLQRLGSRHVLIVHGKDGMDEASLGAATLIGELKDGEVREYEIHPEDFGMAMVSNRSIKVTNRDESAQLIRAALDNKAGTARDIVMLNAGLALYAGNQASSIQAGITQAGELIASGAAREKLEQFRQYTQRFAS, from the coding sequence ATGCCACTGATCACCCCCAACGAAGCCTTGGTGCGCTGCATAGAACACCGCGAGATATTCCACGACGAAATGCTGGAACTCATGCGCATGCTGATGCGCGGCGAAGTGTCGCCCCAGTTGGCCAGCGCCCTGCTGATGGGCCTGCGCGTGAAAAAGGAAACCGTCGGCGAAATCACCGCCGCCGCCCAGGTGATGCGCGAATTCGCCCTGAAAGTCTCCACCCCCTATCCCGACGAGCTGCTGGACATGTGCGGCACGGGCGGCGATAAATCACATACCTTCAATATTTCCACCGCCGCCATGTTCGTGGCCGCCGCCGGTGGGGCAAAAGTCGCCAAGCACGGCAACCGCAGCGCCTCGTCCTCGTCGGGCAGCGCGGACGTGCTGGAGGCCCTGGGGGTCTGCATCACCGCCAGCCCTGAACAAGTCGCCGAGTCCATCGACGCCACCGGCATTGGCTTTATGTTCGCGCCGGCCCACCACGGCGCCATGAAAAATGTCGCCGCCGTCCGCCGCGAACTGGGCGTGCGCACGATTTTTAATATCCTGGGGCCACTGACCAATCCAGCCGGGGCTGAAAACCAGTTGATGGGAGTCTTCCACCCGGATCTGGTTGGCATCCAGGTGCGCGTACTGCAGCGGCTGGGATCGCGCCATGTATTGATCGTCCACGGCAAGGACGGCATGGACGAAGCCTCCCTGGGCGCCGCCACCCTGATCGGCGAACTGAAAGACGGCGAAGTGCGCGAATACGAAATCCACCCCGAAGACTTCGGCATGGCCATGGTATCCAATCGCAGCATCAAGGTCACCAACCGCGACGAATCCGCCCAGTTGATCCGTGCCGCCTTGGACAACAAGGCCGGCACAGCACGCGATATCGTGATGCTGAATGCCGGGCTGGCGCTGTATGCCGGCAACCAGGCCAGCTCTATTCAAGCCGGCATCACCCAGGCAGGCGAACTGATCGCCTCGGGTGCTGCCCGCGAAAAACTCGAGCAATTCCGCCAGTACACTCAAAGGTTTGCGTCATGA
- a CDS encoding HIT family protein encodes MHNATCPLCGPAPVGLLHEDAQLRIITVDDAQFPGYLRVIWRDHVSEMTDLSQANRDRLMLVVYRLEALQRDILQPDKINLASLGNQVPHLHWHLIPRWRGDPCFPDSIWATGQAHDQDRQTAWARQQPALLAQASVLQNKIRQEFSPPD; translated from the coding sequence ATGCATAACGCCACCTGCCCCTTGTGCGGCCCGGCCCCGGTCGGGCTGCTGCACGAAGACGCGCAATTGCGCATCATCACTGTCGATGATGCGCAATTTCCTGGCTACCTGCGGGTGATCTGGCGCGACCATGTGTCCGAAATGACTGACTTGTCCCAGGCCAATCGAGACAGGCTGATGCTGGTGGTCTATCGGCTGGAGGCCTTGCAACGCGATATTCTGCAGCCTGACAAGATCAATCTGGCCAGTCTGGGCAACCAGGTGCCGCACCTGCACTGGCACCTGATCCCCCGCTGGCGGGGCGATCCCTGTTTTCCAGACTCGATCTGGGCGACGGGCCAAGCGCATGATCAGGATCGGCAGACTGCCTGGGCTAGGCAACAACCTGCGCTGCTGGCGCAGGCAAGCGTGCTGCAAAACAAAATTCGACAGGAATTTTCTCCACCCGACTAA
- the lldD gene encoding FMN-dependent L-lactate dehydrogenase LldD, translating to MIISASTDYRAAAQRRLPPFLFHYADGGAYAEYTLKHNVSDLSSVALRQRVLNDMSSLDLTTRLFNETLSMPVALAPVGLTGMYARRGEVQAARAADHHGIPFTMSTVSVCPIEEVAPAISRPMWFQLYVLKDRGFMKSVLERAQAAGVSTLVFTVDMPVPGARYRDAHSGMSGPYAAWRRYLQAVLHPRWSWDVGVQGRPHDLGNVSKYLGKPTGLEDYIGWLGNNFDPSISWKDLQWIRDFWQGPMIIKGILDPDDAREAVRFGADGIVVSNHGGRQLDGVLSTTRALPAIADAVKGQIAILADSGVRTGLDVVRMLALGADTVLLGRAWLYALAVGGQAGVSNFLSLIEKEMRVAMTLTGARTIADITRDSLVRD from the coding sequence ATGATTATTTCTGCTTCTACTGACTACCGGGCTGCCGCCCAACGCCGCCTGCCGCCCTTTTTATTTCATTATGCCGATGGCGGGGCCTATGCCGAATACACCCTGAAACATAACGTCAGCGATCTGTCCAGTGTGGCGTTGCGCCAGCGGGTGCTGAATGACATGTCCAGCCTGGACCTGACAACCCGCTTATTCAACGAGACTTTGTCCATGCCGGTGGCGCTGGCGCCGGTCGGCTTGACGGGTATGTATGCCCGTCGCGGCGAAGTCCAGGCGGCCCGCGCGGCGGATCATCATGGCATCCCTTTCACCATGTCTACCGTGTCGGTCTGTCCAATCGAGGAGGTCGCCCCCGCCATCAGCCGTCCCATGTGGTTTCAGCTGTATGTGCTGAAGGATCGCGGCTTCATGAAAAGCGTACTGGAACGCGCCCAGGCCGCCGGGGTATCCACCCTGGTGTTTACGGTGGATATGCCGGTGCCCGGCGCCCGCTATCGTGATGCACATTCTGGCATGAGTGGCCCTTATGCTGCCTGGCGCCGCTACCTGCAGGCAGTGCTGCACCCGCGCTGGTCCTGGGATGTGGGTGTGCAGGGTCGACCACACGACTTGGGCAACGTATCCAAATACCTGGGCAAGCCAACCGGCCTGGAAGACTACATTGGCTGGTTGGGCAATAACTTCGATCCGTCCATTTCCTGGAAAGACCTGCAGTGGATCCGTGATTTCTGGCAAGGCCCGATGATCATTAAAGGCATTCTGGACCCAGACGACGCACGCGAAGCCGTGCGCTTTGGTGCGGATGGCATTGTGGTGTCGAATCATGGCGGGCGCCAGCTCGATGGTGTATTGTCCACGACCCGCGCCTTGCCGGCCATCGCCGATGCCGTCAAGGGCCAGATCGCCATCTTGGCGGATTCCGGCGTTCGCACAGGGCTGGATGTGGTGCGTATGCTGGCCCTGGGGGCGGATACGGTCCTGCTGGGCCGCGCCTGGTTGTACGCCTTGGCGGTTGGCGGCCAGGCCGGGGTGTCCAATTTCTTGAGCCTGATCGAAAAAGAGATGCGCGTGGCCATGACGCTGACCGGCGCACGTACTATTGCGGACATCACCCGGGACTCCCTGGTTCGAGATTGA
- the atpG gene encoding F0F1 ATP synthase subunit gamma, with amino-acid sequence MAGIKEIRTKIKSVQNTSKITKAMEMVAASKMRKAQDRMRAGRPYATKVRAIAAHLMQANPDYTHPYMIERAKLSAVGIVLVTTDKGLCGGLNTNISRLALARIKEFEEQGIRVQATALGSKGLSLLSRVGVNVVSSEIQLGDAPNLDRLIGAIKAQIDDFINGKVDAVYVATSRFINTMKQDPSFIRLLPLPSGLGDPFQAGSQEDDTLDTKYGWDYIYEPDSQTVIDDLLMRYVEGLVYQAVAENMASEQSARMVAMKAASDNAKKVIGDLQLVYNKTRQAAITKEISEIVGGAAAV; translated from the coding sequence ATGGCCGGAATCAAGGAAATTCGTACCAAGATCAAGAGCGTGCAAAACACGAGCAAGATCACCAAGGCGATGGAAATGGTCGCCGCATCGAAAATGCGCAAGGCGCAGGACCGCATGCGGGCTGGCCGTCCCTATGCCACCAAGGTTCGCGCGATTGCTGCGCACCTGATGCAGGCAAACCCGGATTACACCCATCCGTACATGATCGAGCGGGCCAAGCTCTCTGCCGTCGGCATCGTGCTGGTCACGACCGACAAGGGGCTGTGTGGTGGTCTGAATACCAACATCTCGCGCCTGGCCTTGGCGCGGATCAAGGAATTCGAAGAACAAGGCATTCGCGTGCAGGCAACCGCTTTGGGCTCCAAAGGCCTGAGCTTGCTCAGTCGCGTGGGCGTCAACGTCGTGTCCTCCGAAATTCAATTGGGGGATGCCCCCAATCTGGATCGCCTGATCGGTGCCATCAAGGCACAGATCGATGATTTCATCAATGGCAAGGTCGACGCGGTGTATGTGGCCACCAGCCGCTTCATCAACACCATGAAGCAAGACCCCAGTTTTATTCGTTTGCTGCCCCTGCCGTCGGGTCTGGGAGATCCTTTCCAGGCCGGCAGTCAGGAAGACGATACGCTGGACACGAAGTATGGCTGGGACTACATCTACGAGCCCGACTCCCAGACCGTCATCGACGATCTGTTGATGCGCTATGTAGAAGGCCTGGTATATCAGGCAGTGGCAGAAAACATGGCCAGCGAGCAGTCTGCTCGGATGGTGGCCATGAAGGCGGCTTCTGATAACGCCAAAAAAGTCATCGGCGACCTCCAGCTGGTCTACAACAAGACCCGTCAGGCGGCCATCACCAAGGAAATTTCGGAAATCGTGGGCGGCGCGGCGGCGGTCTAA
- a CDS encoding aminodeoxychorismate/anthranilate synthase component II, translated as MKLLMLDNYDSFTYNLVQYFGELGVQVSVVRNDQTDLAGIEAIQPDRICISPGPCSPTEAGISIDLIQHFAGRIPILGVCLGHQAIGAAYGGRIVRAQTLMHGKVSPITHTGTDLFTDLPSPFQVTRYHSLAIERASLPDCLRITAETADGEIMGIAHQSLPIYGVQFHPESILSEHGHDLLRNFLNL; from the coding sequence ATGAAGCTCCTGATGCTCGACAACTACGATTCCTTTACCTACAACCTGGTGCAGTATTTCGGCGAACTGGGCGTCCAGGTGTCCGTCGTGCGCAACGATCAGACCGACCTGGCGGGCATCGAGGCCATCCAGCCCGACCGCATCTGCATCTCGCCCGGCCCTTGCTCCCCCACCGAGGCAGGTATCTCCATTGACCTGATTCAGCACTTTGCCGGCCGCATCCCGATTCTGGGGGTGTGCCTGGGGCATCAGGCCATTGGCGCTGCCTACGGTGGACGCATCGTCCGCGCCCAGACGCTGATGCACGGCAAAGTCTCGCCCATTACACATACCGGCACTGACTTATTCACCGATCTGCCCTCGCCCTTCCAGGTGACCCGCTATCACTCGCTGGCCATCGAACGCGCCTCTCTGCCGGACTGCCTGCGGATCACCGCCGAAACCGCAGATGGCGAAATCATGGGAATCGCCCACCAGTCACTGCCCATCTACGGGGTGCAGTTTCACCCGGAATCCATTCTCAGCGAACATGGCCATGATTTGCTGCGTAACTTTCTCAATCTCTGA
- a CDS encoding F0F1 ATP synthase subunit B, whose protein sequence is MNLNATLFFQMIVFFVLGWFTMKFIWPPLTKAIDDRRQKIADGLAAAEKGKADLAQAQARVSLIEAAAKNDNHARLAEAEKQAAMLIDEARREAEAEKARIVAQARQDAAHEAQRARETLRAEVAVLAVKGAEQILRREVDAKAHADLLDQLQAQL, encoded by the coding sequence GTGAATTTAAACGCGACTCTCTTTTTCCAGATGATCGTGTTTTTCGTTCTGGGCTGGTTTACGATGAAATTCATCTGGCCACCCCTGACGAAGGCAATCGATGATCGTCGCCAGAAAATCGCCGACGGTCTGGCTGCCGCCGAAAAAGGCAAGGCAGATCTTGCCCAGGCGCAGGCGCGTGTCAGTCTGATCGAGGCAGCAGCCAAGAACGACAACCACGCACGTCTGGCCGAGGCCGAGAAACAGGCTGCCATGCTGATCGACGAGGCGCGCCGCGAGGCCGAGGCTGAGAAGGCTCGGATTGTGGCTCAGGCACGTCAGGACGCTGCCCACGAGGCTCAACGCGCACGCGAAACTTTGCGTGCCGAGGTCGCCGTGTTGGCGGTTAAGGGTGCCGAGCAAATCCTGCGCCGCGAAGTCGATGCCAAGGCACACGCTGATCTGCTGGATCAGCTGCAGGCACAACTCTGA